Part of the Candidatus Rokuibacteriota bacterium genome is shown below.
CGGGGATCGAGAGCCGGAAGTTCTTGAGCCGGTAGAACCGGCCCTCGAAGTTCACGCGCTCACCCGCGGTCGTCATCCGGATGATCTGGACGGCTTCCCGCATCTGCTGGACCGACGGAGCGAACGGCAGCCCGTGCCACTGGCCCACGATGATCTCGCTCGACAGGCCGAGCCCGAGCGCGAACCGACCGGGAGCGAGATGCGCGAGCGTCGCCGCCGCCTGGCCATACACGATGGGCGTGCGGGTCTGGACGGGGATCACGCCGTTGGCGATCTTGAGAGTCCGCGTGTGGGTGGCGATCAGGGTGGAGAGCGCGATCGCCTCGAGGCCGGAGGCCTCGCCCACCCACGCGGTACGATATCCTCTCGTCTCGGCTTCCTGGGCAAGCCCGGGGAGCTCGGCGATGGGCATAGCGAGTCCGGTCAGTCCAATATCAATGGGCATGGGGCTCAAGTCTCGGCGCCGGCTCGGCGGACGCCCGCTACGCGAACTCCACCTGCGCGCTCATGGCGACGGTACCCTCCGGGGTCACGGCCCACAGCAGGGCGCCACGACCATCCGCGCTCGGCCGGCCCCGCAACTCGAACGGCGCGTTGTCGAAGAGGGGGGCGCGCGCCTGGGTCGTGTAGCTCTGGACCGCGCGCCCGGGGTTGTGATCACGCGCGAAGTCGAGGAGCAGGGTGGAGGTGAGCGGTCCATGCACGACCAGCCCCGGGTATCCCTCGACCTCCATGGCCCAAGGACGATCGTAGTGGATCCGATGGCTGTTGAAGGTGAGGGCCGAGAAGCGGAAGAGGAGGACCGGATCCGGGGTGATGCTCCGCCGCCATGGAACGTCGGCGGGGGCATCCTCGCGCCGGGGAGCCTGGTTCCGCTCGCCGGCCCGGACCTCCTCGCGGAACACGGTGCGCCGCTCCTCCTCGAGCACAAGCCCTTCCCGACCGTAGACGCGGTTGACCACGGACGCGAACACCAGCGTGCCGGTGGCGCCCGGCTTCATCGTCAGGTCGGCCAGCTCGGTCTCACGCCGCAGCTCGTCGCCGATACGGATCGGCAGATGCCAGCGCAGTCGCTCGCCGGCAAACATGCGCCGCGGCAGCGGCATGGGCGGGACCACGCCTGCGTCGAGCGGGCTGCCATCGGGCCGCAGGCCGTTGGGCGGGAACTGCGGCAGGAAGTAGAGGCAAAGCCAGCCGGGCGGCAGCGGGTCACCATGGCGGAGCTCGGGTTCGGGGCGCCCGAAACTCAGGCGCAGCAGGTTCGCGGGTCCGGGCGTGACCACGTCGGACGAGACGGCGCGCCGCCCGATGTGCTGCTTGAGGCCCTCGGGGCTCAGCTCTACCGTGGTCATCTCTCGCTCCTCTCCGGACCTGGCTGGGCCTGGCCGGGCCGGCCCGAGCGCCGCAGCCCGGATCATGGATGATACGGTGCAACAGCGGAAGGAAATACTATACATGCTCGAGCGGCGGCCGGGCCGTGAATAGCTGGGCGCACGTGAACGCGCTCGCAACCGCTCACGCGGCCCTTGACGACGCCCCCTGTCCCGGGAGCAGAATCGCCGCACGAGCCGGATCAGAGCCGGGCGGTCTCGACTCCAGGGAGGGCTCCGGGGCCGGCGGCTCGACGACGCTGGGGTCTTTCAGGGGGTTCTGGATGCCCACTGCATGGGGCCGCGTGATACGAACTGGCGTTAATGTTGCCTATGGGCCCTCCTCGGCCCCGACAACCTGATCTACGCCATCGACAACGGCCTGACTTTCCACACCGAGATGAAGCTCCGCACCGTCATCTGGGACTACGCCGGCGAGCCGATCCCGAAAGGAGTGCTGGAGGACCTGAAGAGTTTCGTGAAGGACGGGCTACCCGAGCCGCTCGCCGATCTCCTCGACGCCCATGAGCAGCAGGCCCTCCGCGTCCGCGCCCAGGCGCTTGCCGACTACGCCCGCTTCCCCGGGGACAGGAGCGGCCACCGCTACCCCTGGCCGCTGGTGTAGGCGGGAGAGTTAGTCAGGGCTTGTCGGCCAAGCACGGCATAACCCCGCGAGATACGGGATAGCGATGTTGACCGGCAAATCTAGTGCGTCAGGAGAAGTCTATCTGCCACGAGTTCGCCTTTCAGGCTCTTCCCATTCATCTGGAACCGCTTGAGCATTGAACGTCCACAGTTGATGA
Proteins encoded:
- a CDS encoding LLM class flavin-dependent oxidoreductase, with translation MPIDIGLTGLAMPIAELPGLAQEAETRGYRTAWVGEASGLEAIALSTLIATHTRTLKIANGVIPVQTRTPIVYGQAAATLAHLAPGRFALGLGLSSEIIVGQWHGLPFAPSVQQMREAVQIIRMTTAGERVNFEGRFYRLKNFRLSIPAPSPAPQIYLAALGPRMCELAGEVADGVLLNWIPPSAVPASLRHVEAGAKRAGRSLA
- a CDS encoding MaoC family dehydratase N-terminal domain-containing protein translates to MTTVELSPEGLKQHIGRRAVSSDVVTPGPANLLRLSFGRPEPELRHGDPLPPGWLCLYFLPQFPPNGLRPDGSPLDAGVVPPMPLPRRMFAGERLRWHLPIRIGDELRRETELADLTMKPGATGTLVFASVVNRVYGREGLVLEEERRTVFREEVRAGERNQAPRREDAPADVPWRRSITPDPVLLFRFSALTFNSHRIHYDRPWAMEVEGYPGLVVHGPLTSTLLLDFARDHNPGRAVQSYTTQARAPLFDNAPFELRGRPSADGRGALLWAVTPEGTVAMSAQVEFA